A region of Pirellulales bacterium DNA encodes the following proteins:
- the wbaP gene encoding undecaprenyl-phosphate galactose phosphotransferase WbaP, with product MATIDQQGTLQPKYAASLATAQRIGGLELASAKLSPDMDWGTERHDQMSFHGVSRMTLTTVPLMLADMVAVSLAAGIGYGISQTWWQGPQMSFINYAAALIVSTLIAKFMFGLYPGVGLSPSVELKLTTLANCVVYVVFLASSLLQQGTLQIGLTGMLITTWAMALAAVPLVGWTARGFLSRLNWWGEPVLIFGQGPQARAIYQYFRARPGMGLRPRGMLGHKLDVEGNFPPEMLFAPPEKAAELARRHGISWAIIASGDLSKNQVLRCCELCATAIPNRLVMTDLEHFPSLWNRTHDCGGTPGIQVTEKLLLPVPRFIKRAMDLLLTILAAGLLAPLLATLAILVKYSSPGPIFYGHTRIGRNGKKFKAWKFRSMIPQADQVLRDYLAKNPEARAEYEATQKLRHDPRITRVGNFLRKTSLDELPQLWNVLRGQMSLVGPRPIVDDEVCRYAEEYRHYLRVRPGITGLWQVSGRSLTTYEERVRLDTHYVRNWSPWLDLYILVRTIKTVLLREGAF from the coding sequence ATGGCCACAATTGATCAACAAGGCACCCTGCAACCTAAATACGCCGCCAGTTTGGCGACTGCGCAGCGTATCGGCGGGTTGGAATTGGCATCCGCCAAGCTTTCCCCCGACATGGATTGGGGAACCGAGCGTCACGATCAAATGTCATTTCATGGCGTTTCCCGGATGACGTTAACCACTGTTCCCTTGATGCTGGCGGATATGGTGGCGGTCAGCCTAGCAGCGGGAATTGGTTATGGCATTAGCCAAACCTGGTGGCAAGGCCCACAGATGTCATTTATCAACTATGCCGCCGCGCTCATCGTTAGTACGCTGATCGCCAAGTTTATGTTTGGACTTTATCCCGGAGTCGGTCTAAGCCCCAGTGTGGAGTTAAAACTCACGACGCTGGCCAATTGCGTGGTCTATGTCGTTTTTTTGGCAAGCAGCTTGTTGCAACAGGGAACCTTGCAAATTGGTTTGACGGGCATGCTTATCACGACCTGGGCGATGGCCCTGGCCGCCGTGCCATTGGTCGGGTGGACGGCCCGGGGTTTTCTCAGCCGGTTAAATTGGTGGGGAGAACCAGTCCTGATCTTTGGCCAAGGTCCCCAAGCCCGCGCTATTTATCAATACTTTCGCGCGCGGCCGGGCATGGGCCTGCGCCCACGCGGGATGCTGGGGCATAAGTTGGACGTGGAGGGAAATTTTCCCCCGGAAATGCTGTTTGCGCCTCCCGAAAAAGCCGCGGAATTGGCCCGCAGGCACGGGATCTCCTGGGCGATCATCGCCAGCGGGGACCTCAGCAAAAATCAAGTCCTTCGTTGTTGCGAATTATGTGCGACAGCTATTCCCAATCGACTGGTGATGACAGACTTGGAGCATTTTCCCAGTCTTTGGAATCGCACCCATGACTGCGGGGGGACTCCGGGAATTCAAGTAACCGAAAAACTGTTGCTTCCCGTTCCAAGATTTATTAAACGGGCCATGGATTTGCTGTTAACGATCCTTGCCGCCGGGCTGCTGGCACCGTTATTAGCCACCCTGGCCATCCTGGTAAAATATAGTTCGCCGGGTCCGATTTTTTATGGGCACACCCGGATTGGCCGAAATGGCAAAAAGTTCAAGGCGTGGAAGTTTCGCAGCATGATTCCCCAGGCGGACCAGGTTTTGCGGGATTATCTGGCCAAAAATCCCGAAGCCCGCGCCGAATACGAAGCCACGCAAAAATTGCGACATGACCCGCGCATCACTCGCGTGGGAAATTTTCTGCGTAAAACCAGCCTGGATGAATTGCCCCAGTTGTGGAATGTGCTGCGCGGCCAGATGAGCCTGGTCGGACCCCGGCCGATCGTGGATGATGAAGTTTGCCGCTATGCCGAAGAGTATCGACATTATTTGCGGGTTCGCCCCGGGATTACGGGTTTGTGGCAGGTTTCGGGGCGCAGTTTGACCACTTACGAGGAGCGCGTCCGACTGGATACGCACTATGTGCGCAATTGGTCCCCCTGGCTGGATTTGTATATTTTGGTCCGGACGATTAAAACGGTGCTATTGCGTGAAGGGGCTTTTTAA